A window of the Lysinibacillus irui genome harbors these coding sequences:
- a CDS encoding protein adenylyltransferase SelO: MKKTIGWHFDNSYVRLPSIFYSDISLNPVRSPKLVLLNEAVATSLGLDIEALQDEEAVAILAGSKIPEGGEPIAQAYAGHQFGHFNMLGDGRALLYGEQITPHNERYDIALKGSGRTPYSRGGDGRAALGPMLREYIISEAMYALGIPTSRCLAVVTTGETIMRETELPGAIVTRIASSHLRVGTFQFAANWGTDEELQLLADYALERHFQADLGDQNRYLYLLQEVIKKQASLIAKWQLVGFIHGVMNTDNMTISGETIDYGPCAFMDTYDPATVFSSIDHQGRYAYGNQPNIGGWNVTRLAEALLPLIHEDQEEAIQLAQDVLQQYPQLYTQNWMKGMRAKLGLFTEEQEDAALIEELLQLMQQYKADYTNTFIALTFDQVNESELFTASAFKEWYQKWQARLERQQQTKEMSQQVMQQHNPAVIPRNHRVEEALEAAVERGDYSVMNNLLKVLAQPYAHTKEQQNYASLPESCSQPYRTFCGT; encoded by the coding sequence ATGAAAAAGACAATTGGCTGGCATTTTGATAATAGTTATGTTCGACTACCAAGTATTTTTTATTCCGACATTTCATTAAATCCTGTACGTTCACCAAAACTGGTGTTGCTTAATGAAGCAGTAGCAACATCACTTGGCCTAGACATTGAAGCTTTACAAGATGAGGAGGCAGTAGCCATTTTGGCTGGTAGTAAAATCCCAGAAGGTGGCGAACCAATTGCGCAGGCTTATGCAGGACATCAATTCGGTCATTTTAATATGCTAGGTGACGGTCGGGCGCTGCTATATGGTGAACAAATAACCCCCCATAATGAACGCTATGATATCGCATTAAAAGGTTCCGGTAGAACACCTTATTCTCGTGGTGGTGATGGAAGAGCTGCATTGGGTCCAATGTTAAGGGAGTATATTATAAGTGAGGCGATGTACGCGTTAGGAATTCCTACTTCCCGCTGTTTAGCAGTCGTGACTACCGGTGAAACGATTATGCGTGAAACTGAATTGCCAGGTGCGATTGTCACACGAATTGCCAGTAGCCATTTGCGTGTAGGAACCTTTCAATTTGCCGCAAACTGGGGGACGGATGAGGAGCTTCAGCTCTTAGCTGATTATGCATTAGAGCGACATTTCCAAGCAGATTTAGGAGACCAAAATCGTTATCTTTATTTACTACAGGAAGTAATCAAAAAACAAGCGTCTCTTATAGCTAAGTGGCAATTAGTTGGCTTTATCCATGGTGTGATGAATACAGATAATATGACGATTAGTGGTGAAACGATTGATTATGGCCCTTGTGCGTTTATGGACACCTATGATCCAGCGACAGTATTTAGCTCAATTGATCATCAAGGTCGTTATGCTTATGGCAACCAGCCAAATATAGGTGGCTGGAATGTCACACGCTTGGCTGAAGCGTTACTCCCTTTAATTCATGAAGATCAGGAGGAAGCTATTCAACTGGCACAGGATGTTCTGCAACAATATCCCCAGCTGTATACTCAAAATTGGATGAAGGGGATGCGTGCTAAGCTAGGATTATTTACTGAAGAACAAGAGGATGCAGCATTAATTGAAGAACTTTTGCAGCTCATGCAACAATACAAAGCAGACTATACAAATACATTTATCGCGTTAACATTTGACCAGGTAAATGAATCTGAGTTATTTACTGCATCAGCTTTTAAAGAATGGTATCAAAAATGGCAAGCGCGATTAGAGAGGCAGCAGCAGACGAAAGAAATGTCACAACAAGTAATGCAACAGCATAATCCTGCTGTTATTCCACGCAATCACAGAGTAGAAGAGGCATTAGAAGCGGCAGTAGAACGAGGGGATTATAGTGTGATGAACAACTTATTAAAAGTCCTTGCGCAGCCCTACGCCCATACAAAAGAGCAACAGAACTATGCTTCACTGCCTGAATCGTGTAGTCAACCATATCGCACTTTTTGTGGCACTTAA
- a CDS encoding metallophosphoesterase produces the protein MKILVMSDTHGDSQVIERVKGFYPEIDTVIHCGDSELPFAHESLAGMIKVRGNCDHEKAYPEEEIFMNNDVRIFITHGHLFNVKNSILSLSYRAKELDAQIVCFGHSHILGAEMIDDILFLNPGSLLKPRGRKEKSFAIVEIEASTFKVAFWTDDHQCIASHTFQRK, from the coding sequence ATGAAAATACTTGTTATGAGTGATACACATGGTGACAGCCAAGTCATTGAAAGAGTAAAGGGTTTTTATCCAGAAATAGACACTGTGATTCATTGTGGAGATAGTGAACTTCCTTTCGCGCATGAGTCATTAGCGGGAATGATAAAAGTACGTGGGAACTGTGATCATGAGAAGGCTTATCCAGAAGAAGAAATTTTCATGAATAATGACGTAAGGATTTTTATCACCCATGGTCATTTGTTCAATGTGAAAAATTCCATTCTTTCATTATCCTATCGGGCTAAAGAGCTAGATGCACAAATTGTGTGCTTTGGTCATTCCCATATCCTCGGTGCTGAAATGATAGATGATATTTTATTTTTAAATCCTGGAAGCTTATTAAAACCACGTGGTCGCAAAGAGAAAAGCTTTGCTATTGTGGAAATAGAGGCTTCTACTTTTAAAGTGGCATTCTGGACTGACGATCACCAATGTATAGCTAGTCATACATTTCAAAGAAAATAA
- a CDS encoding XTP/dITP diphosphatase, with translation MKQVVIATKNKGKAKDFEALFGPLGYEVVTMFEVAPEMEIEETGTTFEENAILKAEALAKELGTIVIADDSGLAVDALNGEPGVYSARYAGDHDDEANMIKLLENLQGVEDDKRTARFCCCIAIAGPEFATTTVFGTCEGVIAHEKRGTNGFGYDPIFFVPSLNRMMAELSPEEKGAISHRGNAIRKLKEQLPNLIK, from the coding sequence ATGAAACAAGTAGTAATCGCAACGAAAAATAAAGGAAAAGCAAAGGATTTCGAAGCATTATTTGGACCACTTGGTTATGAAGTAGTAACAATGTTTGAAGTGGCACCAGAAATGGAAATAGAAGAAACAGGGACAACGTTTGAAGAAAATGCAATCTTAAAAGCAGAAGCCTTAGCAAAAGAGCTTGGTACGATTGTGATTGCTGATGATAGTGGTTTAGCAGTAGATGCTTTAAATGGTGAACCAGGCGTGTATTCTGCTCGCTATGCTGGCGATCATGATGATGAAGCAAACATGATAAAACTATTAGAAAATTTACAAGGGGTCGAAGATGATAAACGTACAGCACGTTTTTGCTGCTGCATTGCTATAGCAGGTCCCGAATTTGCAACAACAACGGTCTTTGGTACATGTGAAGGTGTCATTGCACATGAAAAACGTGGAACGAACGGGTTTGGTTATGATCCTATCTTTTTCGTACCAAGCTTAAACCGTATGATGGCAGAGCTTTCTCCAGAAGAAAAAGGAGCAATTTCTCATCGTGGCAATGCCATTCGCAAGTTAAAGGAGCAATTACCGAATCTTATAAAATAA
- the rph gene encoding ribonuclease PH, with translation MTRFDGRNADGLRPIKMDSEYLLHPEGSVLIQVGNTKVICTATIEDKVPGFLRGQGKGWITAEYSMLPRATAQRTPRESSRGKVNGRTMEIQRLIGRSLRAVVDLEALGERTVWIDCDVIQADGGTRTASITGAFVAMTQAIAKFAEEKPFEKFPVTDFLAATSVGIVEEQGAILDLNYVEDVAAAVDMNIVMTGAGRFVELQGTGEEATFSREELNELLALGEKGIQQLVELQKTTLGELANKVGGNQ, from the coding sequence ATGACAAGATTCGATGGAAGAAATGCAGACGGGCTACGACCGATAAAAATGGATAGTGAGTATCTTTTACATCCAGAAGGCTCCGTATTGATTCAAGTGGGAAACACAAAAGTAATTTGCACAGCTACAATTGAAGACAAAGTACCTGGCTTTTTACGTGGGCAAGGAAAAGGATGGATTACTGCTGAGTATTCAATGCTCCCTCGTGCAACAGCTCAACGTACACCTCGTGAATCTTCTCGTGGGAAAGTCAATGGACGTACGATGGAAATTCAGCGCTTAATTGGGCGTTCATTGCGTGCTGTAGTGGATTTAGAAGCATTGGGAGAACGTACAGTATGGATTGACTGTGATGTCATTCAAGCAGATGGAGGCACTCGTACAGCATCCATTACAGGTGCATTTGTTGCCATGACACAAGCTATTGCTAAATTTGCTGAAGAAAAGCCATTCGAGAAATTCCCAGTAACAGACTTTTTAGCAGCAACTAGTGTAGGTATCGTAGAAGAGCAGGGTGCCATTTTAGATTTAAATTATGTTGAAGATGTAGCTGCTGCTGTTGATATGAACATTGTGATGACAGGTGCAGGGCGATTTGTTGAATTACAGGGAACTGGCGAAGAAGCAACCTTTTCCCGTGAAGAACTGAATGAATTGTTAGCGTTAGGTGAAAAGGGCATTCAGCAATTAGTAGAGCTCCAAAAAACAACACTTGGTGAACTAGCAAACAAGGTTGGAGGGAATCAATAA
- the racE gene encoding glutamate racemase: MNAPIGVIDSGVGGLTVAKEIMKRLPNETIYYIGDTARCPYGPRSRQEVRNFTWQMAKALEKMNIKMLVIACNTATAVALESLQRNMPFPVLGVINAGARAAVKKTKRHEVVVLATEGTIKSGAYEEALLSLNTSTHIIPLACPTFVPLVESGEYKGDFANQLIAEGLKPLKNQQFDTVILGCTHYPILQKQIEAVVGEDVNVLSSAEETAKDVQEMLAYNGTLANANTVPAHKFFATGSVPIFRSIAENWLGQGTLDIKRMTLK; this comes from the coding sequence ATGAATGCCCCGATAGGCGTTATTGACTCAGGAGTAGGCGGTTTAACCGTAGCAAAAGAAATTATGAAGCGATTGCCAAATGAAACGATCTATTATATTGGCGATACAGCAAGATGTCCGTATGGTCCAAGAAGTCGTCAGGAAGTACGGAATTTTACATGGCAAATGGCAAAAGCACTTGAAAAAATGAATATTAAGATGCTTGTTATTGCTTGTAATACAGCGACTGCAGTAGCACTCGAAAGTTTACAAAGAAATATGCCTTTTCCGGTACTAGGTGTTATAAATGCTGGCGCACGTGCAGCTGTAAAGAAAACGAAGCGACATGAAGTCGTTGTGCTTGCAACAGAAGGAACAATAAAAAGTGGGGCGTATGAAGAAGCCTTATTGTCACTTAATACGTCAACTCATATTATTCCACTAGCTTGTCCAACATTCGTACCACTTGTAGAAAGTGGCGAATACAAAGGTGACTTTGCTAATCAACTGATAGCGGAAGGCTTAAAGCCGTTGAAAAATCAACAATTCGATACGGTTATTTTAGGATGTACACATTATCCTATCCTACAAAAACAAATTGAAGCTGTTGTCGGAGAAGATGTTAATGTACTCTCTTCTGCGGAAGAAACAGCAAAGGATGTTCAAGAAATGTTAGCGTATAACGGCACTTTAGCAAACGCAAATACGGTGCCTGCTCATAAATTTTTTGCAACCGGTTCTGTTCCAATTTTCCGTTCGATTGCTGAGAATTGGCTAGGGCAAGGTACTCTTGACATAAAACGTATGACATTAAAATAA
- a CDS encoding MarR family winged helix-turn-helix transcriptional regulator has product MSDEVTKHSPETVATVEKELRYIAAIVKQKGREIVSDYAITPPQFVALQWLEELGDITIGELSNRLYLAFSTTTDLVDRMEKNELVKRVRDENDRRVVVVHLLEKGERIIQEVIEKRQQYLQEMLVGFNEQEVAQLSSYLEKLHVHMKQD; this is encoded by the coding sequence ATGTCGGATGAAGTAACAAAGCACTCACCTGAAACCGTTGCAACGGTTGAAAAGGAATTACGCTATATAGCGGCCATCGTGAAGCAAAAGGGAAGAGAGATTGTTTCCGATTATGCGATCACGCCGCCACAATTTGTTGCATTACAGTGGTTAGAAGAGCTTGGTGATATTACAATTGGCGAATTATCAAACCGTTTATATTTAGCTTTTAGTACGACAACCGATTTAGTGGACCGTATGGAGAAAAATGAATTAGTCAAGCGTGTGCGTGATGAAAATGATCGCCGTGTCGTTGTCGTTCATCTTCTCGAAAAAGGCGAACGTATTATTCAAGAAGTTATTGAAAAAAGACAGCAATATTTGCAAGAGATGCTTGTTGGTTTTAATGAACAAGAAGTCGCGCAATTATCAAGCTATTTAGAAAAACTACATGTACACATGAAACAGGATTGA
- a CDS encoding helix-turn-helix domain-containing protein yields the protein MNGSHHRSLLTNREREIFALLLAEKTTRDIAEQLGISEKTVRNHISNTIQKLGVTNRSQALIELLRLEEFKLD from the coding sequence ATGAATGGCTCTCATCATCGTTCTCTTTTAACAAACCGAGAACGTGAAATATTTGCGCTTTTATTAGCTGAAAAAACAACGAGAGATATTGCAGAGCAGCTTGGTATTAGTGAAAAAACAGTGCGGAATCACATTTCCAATACAATTCAAAAGCTAGGTGTAACGAATCGATCTCAGGCGTTAATTGAGCTGTTACGCTTGGAAGAATTTAAATTAGACTAA
- a CDS encoding acyl-CoA thioesterase, translating into MKAKYIENLQEWQKDFSFYSEVHVRFSETDMYGHMNNTVSFTYFEQARIDYFRHLGILMPSAVDEGVKAIPIVADLQCDYVKQVFFDDVLRIYTKIANVGNSSMDIHYLAKNQKNEICFTGRGTIVQMDPRTGKSVPISEEERAHLISLAIISQ; encoded by the coding sequence ATGAAGGCAAAATATATTGAAAATTTACAAGAGTGGCAAAAGGATTTTTCCTTTTATAGTGAGGTACATGTACGTTTTTCGGAAACGGATATGTACGGGCATATGAACAATACCGTTAGCTTTACATATTTTGAGCAAGCAAGAATTGATTATTTTCGTCATTTAGGTATTTTAATGCCTTCAGCAGTGGATGAAGGTGTAAAAGCTATACCGATAGTAGCTGATTTACAATGTGATTATGTAAAACAAGTTTTCTTTGATGATGTTCTACGAATTTACACAAAGATAGCGAATGTCGGGAATTCTTCAATGGACATTCATTATCTAGCAAAAAATCAGAAGAATGAAATATGCTTTACAGGTCGCGGAACAATTGTGCAAATGGATCCTCGAACAGGCAAGAGTGTGCCGATTTCAGAGGAGGAGAGAGCTCATTTAATTAGTCTAGCAATTATTTCTCAGTAA
- the sdhB gene encoding succinate dehydrogenase iron-sulfur subunit, which yields MQIAANTGRMVKVEILRQDTQGGNSYWQKFQVPYRHGMNVISILMEIQKNPVTENGESTTPVTWDMNCLEEVCGACSMVINGRPRQSCSTLVDQLTEPIKLEPMKTFPVIRDLQVDRERMFNALKKVKAWVPIDGTYDLGEGPRMPEGKRQWAYELSKCMTCGVCMEACPNVSEKASFIGPAPLSQVRLFNTHPTGAMIKDERLNAIMGDGGLANCGNSQNCVAACPKGIPLTTSIASLNRATTVQMFRNFFGSDHYVD from the coding sequence ATGCAAATCGCAGCTAATACTGGAAGAATGGTTAAAGTGGAAATCTTACGTCAAGATACACAAGGCGGCAATAGCTACTGGCAAAAATTCCAAGTACCTTACCGTCATGGTATGAACGTAATTTCAATTTTAATGGAAATTCAAAAAAACCCTGTTACTGAAAATGGTGAAAGCACAACGCCAGTAACTTGGGATATGAACTGTTTAGAAGAAGTTTGTGGTGCATGTTCAATGGTAATTAATGGACGTCCACGTCAATCATGTTCAACGCTTGTTGACCAATTGACAGAGCCAATTAAACTTGAGCCAATGAAAACATTCCCTGTTATTCGTGACTTACAAGTTGACCGTGAACGTATGTTCAATGCACTTAAAAAAGTTAAAGCATGGGTACCAATCGATGGTACTTATGATTTAGGTGAAGGTCCACGTATGCCAGAAGGTAAACGTCAATGGGCTTATGAATTATCTAAATGTATGACTTGTGGTGTATGTATGGAAGCATGTCCAAACGTGTCTGAAAAAGCTTCATTCATCGGACCAGCTCCATTATCACAAGTACGTCTTTTCAATACTCACCCAACAGGTGCAATGATTAAAGATGAACGTTTAAATGCTATTATGGGTGATGGCGGCCTTGCAAACTGTGGTAACTCTCAAAACTGTGTTGCTGCATGTCCAAAAGGTATTCCTTTAACAACATCTATCGCTTCACTTAACCGTGCAACTACAGTGCAAATGTTCCGTAACTTCTTCGGTTCTGATCACTACGTAGACTAA
- the sdhA gene encoding succinate dehydrogenase flavoprotein subunit, whose amino-acid sequence MAKSKIIVVGGGLAGLMATIKAAEVGTEVDLFSLVPVKRSHSVCAQGGINGAVNTKGEGDSPWIHFDDTVYGGDFLANQPPVKGMCDAAPGIIHLMDRMGVMFNRTPEGLLDFRRFGGTLHHRTAFSGATTGQQLLYALDEQVRSHEVAGLVNKYEHWEFLGVIIDEDGVCRGIVAQDMRTEEIKSFRADAVIMATGGPGIIFGKTTNSVINTGSAASIVYQQGASYANGEFIQIHPTAIPGDDKNRLMSESARGEGGRIWTYKDGKPWYFLEEKYPAYGNLVPRDIATREIFDVCVNQKLGINGENMVYLDLSHKDPHELDVKLGGIIEIYEKFVGDDPRKLPMKIFPAVHYSMGGLWVDYNQMTEIPGLFAAGECDYSQHGANRLGANSLLSAIYGGMVAGPNAVDYVKHLKKHAEDLPQDLYDARVKEEQAKWEAIMKMDGTENAYLLHKELGEMMTATMTVVRYNDQLEETLKKLDELTERWNNININDTQKWSNQGAHFTRQLKNMIVLAKVMTKGALLRNESRGAHYKPDFPNRDDENFLKTTMAKFDPTTGNPIITYQEVDVSLIPPRKRDYSAKGD is encoded by the coding sequence ATGGCGAAAAGCAAAATAATTGTTGTCGGCGGTGGTCTTGCCGGTCTGATGGCAACGATTAAAGCAGCTGAAGTTGGTACTGAAGTTGATTTATTCTCATTAGTTCCTGTAAAACGCTCACACTCTGTTTGTGCGCAAGGCGGAATTAATGGTGCGGTAAATACAAAAGGTGAAGGGGATTCTCCATGGATCCACTTTGATGATACAGTATATGGTGGGGACTTCTTAGCGAACCAACCACCAGTTAAAGGTATGTGTGATGCAGCACCTGGCATTATTCACTTAATGGACCGTATGGGTGTTATGTTCAACCGTACACCAGAAGGACTTTTAGACTTCCGTCGTTTTGGTGGTACACTACACCACCGTACAGCTTTCTCTGGTGCTACAACTGGACAACAATTACTATACGCACTTGACGAGCAAGTTCGTTCACACGAAGTAGCTGGTTTAGTAAATAAATATGAGCACTGGGAATTCCTTGGTGTTATTATCGACGAAGACGGCGTTTGCCGTGGTATCGTAGCGCAAGATATGCGCACAGAAGAAATTAAATCATTCCGTGCAGACGCTGTTATTATGGCGACTGGTGGCCCTGGTATTATCTTCGGTAAAACAACAAACTCTGTTATTAATACAGGTTCTGCTGCTTCTATCGTATACCAACAAGGTGCTTCTTATGCGAATGGTGAGTTCATTCAAATTCACCCAACAGCGATTCCTGGAGATGACAAAAACCGTCTAATGTCAGAATCTGCTCGTGGTGAAGGTGGTCGTATTTGGACTTATAAAGACGGTAAACCTTGGTACTTCTTAGAAGAAAAATACCCAGCTTATGGTAACTTAGTACCACGTGATATTGCAACACGTGAAATTTTCGACGTTTGTGTAAACCAAAAACTTGGTATCAACGGCGAAAACATGGTATATCTAGATCTTTCTCATAAAGATCCACATGAATTGGACGTTAAACTTGGTGGTATCATCGAAATCTACGAAAAATTCGTAGGGGATGACCCACGTAAATTACCAATGAAAATCTTCCCAGCTGTTCACTATTCAATGGGTGGATTATGGGTTGACTATAACCAAATGACTGAAATTCCTGGTCTATTTGCAGCAGGTGAATGTGATTACTCACAACACGGTGCAAACCGTCTTGGCGCAAACTCATTACTATCTGCTATCTACGGTGGTATGGTTGCAGGACCAAACGCAGTAGATTATGTAAAACATCTTAAAAAGCATGCTGAAGATCTTCCACAAGACCTTTATGATGCTCGCGTAAAAGAAGAACAAGCTAAATGGGAAGCTATCATGAAAATGGATGGCACAGAAAACGCTTACTTACTTCACAAAGAGCTTGGTGAAATGATGACTGCTACAATGACTGTAGTACGTTACAATGATCAGCTTGAAGAAACACTGAAAAAACTTGATGAGCTAACTGAGCGTTGGAATAATATCAACATTAACGATACGCAAAAATGGAGTAACCAAGGTGCACACTTCACACGTCAACTTAAGAATATGATAGTTCTTGCGAAAGTAATGACAAAAGGTGCATTATTACGTAATGAATCACGTGGAGCACACTATAAACCTGATTTCCCTAACCGTGATGATGAGAACTTCTTAAAGACAACAATGGCGAAGTTTGACCCAACTACTGGTAACCCAATTATCACGTACCAAGAAGTCGACGTTTCTTTAATCCCACCACGTAAACGTGACTACTCTGCGAAAGGAGACTAA
- a CDS encoding succinate dehydrogenase cytochrome b558 subunit, with protein MSKDREFLWRRLHSLLGIIPVGLFLTMHLFINFTATGGAESYNDATAVMEKIPFLILVEWIVIYIPLMFHAFYGVYIAFTATPNTGRFSTYRNWMFSLQRFTGVFLVIFIAWHIFQTRIQKALGTHVDYDMMANIVNNPFMLGFYIVGILSATFHLSNGLWAFLVSWGITQSPQSQKIATYVTNIIFVILSVVGVAAILAFV; from the coding sequence TTGTCGAAAGATCGAGAGTTTTTATGGCGTCGCTTACATTCTCTACTTGGGATCATTCCAGTAGGTCTGTTTTTAACGATGCACCTGTTCATTAACTTTACAGCAACAGGCGGGGCAGAAAGTTACAACGATGCTACCGCAGTAATGGAAAAGATTCCATTCCTTATCCTAGTTGAATGGATTGTCATCTATATTCCATTAATGTTCCACGCATTCTATGGTGTTTACATTGCATTCACTGCTACACCAAACACAGGACGTTTCAGCACGTACCGTAACTGGATGTTCTCTTTACAACGTTTCACTGGTGTATTCCTAGTGATTTTCATTGCATGGCATATTTTCCAAACTCGTATTCAAAAAGCACTTGGCACACACGTTGATTACGACATGATGGCAAATATCGTGAATAATCCATTCATGCTTGGATTCTACATTGTTGGTATTTTATCAGCAACTTTCCACTTATCTAACGGTTTATGGGCATTCCTAGTAAGCTGGGGTATTACACAATCTCCTCAGTCTCAAAAGATTGCTACTTACGTAACAAACATTATTTTCGTAATTCTAAGTGTAGTTGGTGTGGCTGCTATTTTAGCTTTCGTTTAA
- a CDS encoding YslB family protein, with protein MLNTPSPTISSFGYEIIRDHILSSILGKHEDDVLYWAGKELARKFPCKSQDELIAFFADACWGTLALLKESKDGRIFELTNDPEILQIKQRSFRLEAGFIAEQIQLAKGYLTECYEEKREKQHHVMFTVKWDVKERIMNTIPTE; from the coding sequence ATGTTAAACACTCCATCTCCTACAATCTCATCATTTGGTTATGAGATCATTCGCGATCATATTCTATCTTCTATACTTGGTAAACATGAAGATGATGTCCTTTATTGGGCAGGTAAAGAGCTTGCACGTAAGTTTCCATGTAAAAGTCAAGACGAACTTATCGCATTTTTCGCAGATGCCTGTTGGGGTACATTAGCGTTATTAAAAGAATCAAAGGATGGTCGCATTTTCGAATTGACTAATGACCCAGAAATATTACAAATCAAACAACGTAGCTTTAGACTTGAGGCGGGATTTATAGCTGAACAAATTCAATTAGCTAAAGGCTATCTTACAGAATGCTATGAAGAAAAACGAGAAAAGCAACACCATGTCATGTTTACAGTCAAATGGGATGTTAAGGAACGTATTATGAATACCATCCCTACAGAGTAA
- a CDS encoding aspartate kinase, protein MARIVMKFGGATLASTGHIQEMARKAIAEKDKGFDVVVVVAAMGQTAKDVKMMVKRFTDDVSKRELAAVMSTCTQLSSSLFAIALQEAGYKAVSLTGWQAGIHTDRMYRHARIDNLDVHRIEEHFEQGQIVVIAGEQGVDDDYNITTLGKGGAETTAVALAIGLEAERVDIYSNVDGVYTADPRYVTNAQKLQEISYDEMLELSNLGSHVIHPRAVELAKKFQLPVIIRSSSVESVGTLLKEEVEMEKNLVVRGVAFEADIIRLTVGYDAYSEGSLADMFTTLAENRINVDIIVQAIIDGLKPTVSFSILKEEFAEALRVLEDSKVSLGFSFADFEIGLAKVSIIGSGMASNPGVAARMFDRLRHENIPVKMVSTSEIKVSVVVPQDDMIRAANALHDEFNLEQALYI, encoded by the coding sequence ATGGCTAGAATTGTGATGAAGTTTGGAGGAGCTACATTAGCATCAACGGGCCACATCCAAGAAATGGCTCGAAAAGCTATTGCTGAGAAGGATAAAGGGTTTGATGTAGTAGTGGTAGTAGCGGCAATGGGACAAACTGCAAAAGACGTAAAGATGATGGTGAAGCGTTTCACTGACGATGTGTCAAAGCGAGAATTAGCTGCAGTGATGTCCACATGTACTCAATTATCTAGCTCTTTATTTGCTATTGCATTACAAGAAGCAGGCTATAAGGCAGTGTCATTAACTGGATGGCAGGCAGGTATTCATACGGATCGTATGTATCGACATGCACGTATAGACAATTTAGATGTCCATCGTATTGAAGAACATTTTGAACAAGGCCAAATTGTAGTCATTGCTGGAGAACAGGGTGTTGACGACGATTATAATATAACAACTCTTGGAAAGGGTGGAGCGGAAACAACAGCTGTAGCTCTTGCCATAGGTTTAGAGGCAGAGAGAGTTGATATATATAGCAATGTGGATGGTGTTTATACAGCCGATCCACGCTATGTTACAAATGCCCAAAAGCTACAGGAAATTTCTTACGATGAAATGTTGGAACTATCCAATTTAGGTTCACATGTTATACATCCACGGGCAGTAGAGTTAGCGAAGAAGTTTCAATTACCAGTTATCATCCGCTCTAGTTCAGTAGAGTCGGTAGGTACTTTATTGAAGGAGGAAGTGGAAATGGAGAAAAATTTAGTAGTTCGCGGTGTAGCTTTTGAAGCAGATATTATTCGGTTAACAGTTGGGTATGATGCCTATAGCGAAGGTTCATTAGCCGATATGTTTACCACCCTAGCAGAAAATCGGATCAATGTAGATATTATTGTTCAAGCGATTATTGATGGATTAAAGCCGACTGTATCTTTTTCCATTTTAAAAGAGGAATTTGCGGAAGCATTGCGGGTTCTAGAAGATAGCAAAGTATCACTTGGCTTTAGCTTTGCTGACTTCGAAATAGGGTTAGCGAAAGTTTCCATTATTGGTTCAGGTATGGCGTCTAATCCTGGTGTTGCTGCCCGTATGTTTGATCGATTACGCCATGAAAACATTCCCGTAAAAATGGTTAGCACATCTGAAATAAAAGTATCAGTTGTCGTACCACAGGATGATATGATCCGTGCAGCAAATGCATTACATGATGAATTTAATTTAGAGCAAGCACTTTATATATAA